From the genome of Triticum aestivum cultivar Chinese Spring chromosome 3B, IWGSC CS RefSeq v2.1, whole genome shotgun sequence, one region includes:
- the LOC123072623 gene encoding probable gamma-secretase subunit PEN-2 yields MEARVAAGVPADEESGLLPRARPPPAAAAGRRPSSSSAAAPRRAPPPAVWATVDGPLGMPLEDAEGHARRFFLWGFACLPFLWAINCCYFWPVLRAPAASSPPAFAPIRPYVVRSAVGFTIFAVVLLTWATTFIVGGERLFGPVWKDLVMYNVADKLGLTGFMG; encoded by the exons ATGGAGGCGAGGGTTGCAGCAGGGGTGCCCGCTGACGAGGAGTCCGGCCTCCTCCCCCGCGCGCGCCCGCCGCCGGCAGCAGCCGCCGGACGGaggccttcctcctcctccgcggcggcCCCGCGCCGCGCGCCCCCGCCGGCGGTCTGGGCGACGGTGGACGGGCCCCTGGGGATGCCGCTGGAGGACGCGGAGGGCCACGCGCGGCGCTTCTTCCTCTGGGGCTTCGCGTGCCTCCCCTTCCTCTGGGCCATCAACTGCTGCTACTTCTGGCCCGTcctccgcgcccccgccgcctcctcgccccccGCCTTCGCCCCCATCCGACCCT ATGTTGTGCGATCCGCGGTCGGCTTCACCATCTTCGCAGTGGTTCTCCTCACCTGGGCCACGACTTTCATCGTGGGAGGCGAGCGACTGTTCGGCCCGGTGTGGAAGGATCTCGTGATGTACAACGTCGCGGATAAGCTCGGTCTCACCGGATTCATGGGGTAG